ATGTCTCCACCCATAGTAGGGATCAATCCACCAAAATTCTGTGTTGGTGAGTTTCTGGCCTCAATATCGTCTACAAACAGACGTTCCGCAATCAAACCGTATTTTTGTTCAAAAGGATAGCCTAACTTGGACAGATGTTTTAAGCCTTCAGGATAGTCTGGTTCCTCATTAACCATGACCTCATTTTTGGCATAAGTAAAATTACCCCTGGCCTGTATCCACCAATTAGAACCAAAGGTTTTATTGTAGTCCAATGCCAGGTCAAAGCCTTCGTTTTTGGCTTTACCTACATTGGCCTGCACCTCGGTATTAAAGCCCATTGTACTGGGGATATTGGACCTGCCCATTAAAATATTGCTGCGGATTGATTTGTAATAATCAAAGATCATCGATAGCCCGTTTTTGAAATTCAGGTCAAACCCAAGATCTGTAGTAGTGGCCTTTTCCCAGGTAATTTCATAATTTTCGTACCTGCTGATGTAATAACCAGGTCGGTAATAGTCCCATTTATCACCCCAGGTATATCCCCTGCCACCACTGTTCGGATCAACATTCGAAAGGTAAAAAAACCGGTCCTGAGACCTTCCGATCTGGTCATTTCCAACCAAACCGTAAGTACCTCTAAGTTTAAGTCTGGTGATGACGGATTTAAGTGGTTCAAAAAATTTCTCTTCAGAAACGTTCCATCCTACACCTGCCGAAGGGAAGAAACCAAAGCGGTGATTGGCAGCAAAACGCTCTGAACCATTGTACCCGAAGTTACCTTCGAAAAGGTAGCGGTTATCATAAGCATAGGTCAGCCTTCCGGAAACGCCCAGATTTCTTGAGGGTAATGAGGCTTGTAAATCCCCACCGTTGGCTGTAAGGTAATTTCTAAGGATACCGATCAGCATCCCTGTCACCGCATGTTTTTCCTGGAATGTTCTGCTGTAGTTAACCGCAAGCTCTCCATAGGTGGTGGTATTCTGGTTTCTGTTTCCTGCATTGTAACTTAAAAATTCAGTTCCTCCTTCCGGATTTAAAGAAGAAAGAATGCGCTCGGTGCTTCCGGGAATAACAGTCAGATTATAAAAAAATGGATTAAAACTACGGGCTACATCAAAGTACGAATAACGCTGGGTATAAGCCATTAACCTGGTCGACAGTCCCTCGGTAATTGCCTTCAGGTCCTGTTTTAGTTCCAGCTGGACATTTACTGTTGAGGTATTGTATTGCTGATAACCCGAAACCATCCTTGCATACGGATTGATGTACATGTTTTGGGAATCGCCTATAAAAGCATTTCCAAACAGAGGGTGTTTTGAAAAAGGCGAATATTCTGCCGGATATATGGCAGGGAACATCACCGGATTGGACCACAATGCCGTTTGAAATACCGCCGCACCTCCATTGATCAGGTTCCCCCATTCATCGCGGCCACCAACGGGACCTGTATAATCATCAAACTGTGCAGAAGTCCGCACGATAGCCTCTGTAGTTGGTGTAAGCTTTAAATTCACGTTAGAGCGCACCGCATAATTCTTAATCTTAATGTTGTTATTGATGTTATTCGTCTTATCGGTTCTTAGAATGCCATTATCTACATTATAGGTTCCGGCAACATAATAGCGGGCCGTATTTCCTCCCCCGCTAACATTCATATTGAAGCGCTGGTTATTGGTATAATCTTTAATCAACTGCTCTATCCAATTGTTGTTGGGGTAGAGTAAGGGATTATCTCCAGCTGCTGTATGGTCAATTTTATTAGGAAGATAAGGGAGGCTTTTTTTAGGATCTCTTGTTAAAACCGCTTCATTTGCCAGGTTCATATAAGTGATGTTGTCTGCAAATTTGAAATTTCTGGTGTTGGACGACAATGAGTTTTCAAACCTGACATTAAATTTAGCCGCACCGATGTCACCTTGTTTGGTGGTCACCAATACCACACCATTTGCTCCTCTTGCGCCATATAACGAAGAGGCTGCTGCATCTTTAAGTACCGAAAAACCGGCAATGTCATCTGGCTGCAGTCTGGCAAGATCAGTTCCTGTCGATTCCATTCCATCAATAAGGATCAGAGGATCTTTTTTACCGGCGCCGAAACTACCTACCCCTCTGATAAAGAAAGAAGCATTGTCCATACCCGGCTCGCCACTTCGCTGATAAGCTACCATCCCGGCAATACGCCCTGCAAGCATGGTGGTCAGATTTGAGGTAGGGCCCTTTAGTTCCTTTGGATCTACGGTGGTAATTGAAGCCACCATACTGCTTTTCTTCTGTGTACCATAAGCTACAATCGCCACCTCTTCCAGACGGTCTTGAGCAGATACCATCCTTACGGTTACGGGTTTGCCTTTCTGAACATACATTTCCCGGGGCTTGTAACTCACGTAAGAGAAAACAAGTGTGGCTCCCTCTCCTGAAACATCCAGGATAAACCTTCCGGTATTGTCCGTCTGGGTTCCCTGCTTCGTGCCCTTTATGATCACAGATGCATTTGGAATCGGCGCTTTATCGGCGCTGTCAATGACCACACCAGTGAGCCGTTGCCCGGCAGTCTGAGCCTTAAGCGAAGTTACACTACCAATGCAAACCAGCAGCAATAGCCAACAGCTGTACATCGAAAAAAATCTGGTAAAATTATATTTCATATTGATTTAATTTGGTTCGGAGAATAGAATGTGCCAGGAAAGTAGAGGCGGTTAGGTCCCATAGCTGCGGAATGCTTTCATCATTTATATCTGGTTGGTTTGCTGGTTTAGAAAGAATAGCTTATCTACACTACACTATACTACACTAGTGCCAAGATTGTAATAATATTTTACAATCCAAAATTTATTTTTGAGAAGAGTTTTGGAGAAGGGGATTAATATCTGCTGGGAGCGGATCTTGATAAATAGATGAAAACCAATATCATACAAACTAATTCTATAAAGAATTTCGCCTGATCAATTCGTTTTTCATGATGTGTTTTATAGGTTTTCTAAATAGGACAAACTCTGCAGCCATTTCGCCCATTTTCGCAAAGTCAATAGAGAATGTGGTAATCCCATCAAAGATTATTTCTTTAATATTATCATCATTATGAGATAGTATCCCAATATCTTTTCCGGCTTTTAACCCTTTAATTTTGGAATCTTTAAGGATCTCCCATAATTCTAAGTTATGAATGGTGAAGTATACCTTATCGGATGTTATACTACCAGGTTCATATTTGCTTTTTATGATGCCATTAATCTGATAATCTTTGACAAAACGCTGAAACGAGTCCAGGATATCATTGGGCTCTGCTGATTGCTGCTTAAAAAAGAAAACAAACTGATCAAATTCTTTAATGCGGTCGGCAAGCTCCACAAATGCCCTGTAGGAGGATTTCTTAAATTCCTGTACAATATAGGAATGCTCTTCGCTCAGCTCGATCTGTCTGTCTACAATCAACAGCTTATTTATTGGAAACTGGCCAACCAATGGAATAGATTCGGGAACATCAATCGGAGCAATGACATACATGCCGTATTTCCCTTTGATATTATTGATCGTATTCTCAAATACCGCAAAATTATTATGATGAAAGAAAAGGTCCAGCTGAATATTTTCGCCTAATTTATTTCTGAAGCTCTGATAAAACGTCTCCTGAAAAGTATCAAAGGCATACAATAACAAACATACCCTCAGGTGCTGCCCGGTGTCCTCGGTGGCAACAAAATATCCCTTTCTATGCTTAGATTCGATGATACCCCTGCTTACGAGCTCCTTATAAGCTTTTGCAATGGTTTCACCTGCAAAGCCAACTTCCTTAATCATCTTGTTTACAGAAGGTAAAGCATCTCCCCTGACCAATATCTTTTGATCCAGGGCGTTAATAATTCCCTGAACCAATTGCTCATGTTTAGAAAATGTGGAGACATTTTCTAAGGCTTTAATTTCTATAATTAATTGTTGTAGCTTCATGCAGAAATGGTGAAGATATAAAAGTTTTTAGATTTTCTGCAATATGGCAATATCAGGTATCCTCCTGCTAGCTATGCTTTTTCTTCATGGTCATTTTAGCTTTCTGGCCAATGCCGTAATTGTAATCTTTGCTGTTGCTTTCTT
This region of Pedobacter steynii genomic DNA includes:
- a CDS encoding GntR family transcriptional regulator, translated to MKLQQLIIEIKALENVSTFSKHEQLVQGIINALDQKILVRGDALPSVNKMIKEVGFAGETIAKAYKELVSRGIIESKHRKGYFVATEDTGQHLRVCLLLYAFDTFQETFYQSFRNKLGENIQLDLFFHHNNFAVFENTINNIKGKYGMYVIAPIDVPESIPLVGQFPINKLLIVDRQIELSEEHSYIVQEFKKSSYRAFVELADRIKEFDQFVFFFKQQSAEPNDILDSFQRFVKDYQINGIIKSKYEPGSITSDKVYFTIHNLELWEILKDSKIKGLKAGKDIGILSHNDDNIKEIIFDGITTFSIDFAKMGEMAAEFVLFRKPIKHIMKNELIRRNSL
- a CDS encoding SusC/RagA family TonB-linked outer membrane protein, with the translated sequence MKYNFTRFFSMYSCWLLLLVCIGSVTSLKAQTAGQRLTGVVIDSADKAPIPNASVIIKGTKQGTQTDNTGRFILDVSGEGATLVFSYVSYKPREMYVQKGKPVTVRMVSAQDRLEEVAIVAYGTQKKSSMVASITTVDPKELKGPTSNLTTMLAGRIAGMVAYQRSGEPGMDNASFFIRGVGSFGAGKKDPLILIDGMESTGTDLARLQPDDIAGFSVLKDAAASSLYGARGANGVVLVTTKQGDIGAAKFNVRFENSLSSNTRNFKFADNITYMNLANEAVLTRDPKKSLPYLPNKIDHTAAGDNPLLYPNNNWIEQLIKDYTNNQRFNMNVSGGGNTARYYVAGTYNVDNGILRTDKTNNINNNIKIKNYAVRSNVNLKLTPTTEAIVRTSAQFDDYTGPVGGRDEWGNLINGGAAVFQTALWSNPVMFPAIYPAEYSPFSKHPLFGNAFIGDSQNMYINPYARMVSGYQQYNTSTVNVQLELKQDLKAITEGLSTRLMAYTQRYSYFDVARSFNPFFYNLTVIPGSTERILSSLNPEGGTEFLSYNAGNRNQNTTTYGELAVNYSRTFQEKHAVTGMLIGILRNYLTANGGDLQASLPSRNLGVSGRLTYAYDNRYLFEGNFGYNGSERFAANHRFGFFPSAGVGWNVSEEKFFEPLKSVITRLKLRGTYGLVGNDQIGRSQDRFFYLSNVDPNSGGRGYTWGDKWDYYRPGYYISRYENYEITWEKATTTDLGFDLNFKNGLSMIFDYYKSIRSNILMGRSNIPSTMGFNTEVQANVGKAKNEGFDLALDYNKTFGSNWWIQARGNFTYAKNEVMVNEEPDYPEGLKHLSKLGYPFEQKYGLIAERLFVDDIEARNSPTQNFGGLIPTMGGDIKYRDINGDGQITDKDKVPIGLSTDPEIIYGFGFSLGYKGFDVSTFFQGSARSSFFIDPGNITPFALNGSYQNGLLKAIADDHWSEDNRNLHALWPRLTDGFNNNNNQFSTWWQRDGSFLRLKSVEIGYNLPKKALNRYKLSSLRFYLNGSNLAVFSPFKLWDPEMGSKGLGYPVQAVYNIGLNLGF